From the Cupriavidus necator N-1 genome, one window contains:
- a CDS encoding BKACE family enzyme: protein MTQTPSQAPVAAARVPLADAPLIVTVAPNGAYKRASDHPAVPLTAAALAAEARACLDAGAAMMHMHVRDAEGRHSLDVQAYRDALAAVKQAVGEALLVQVTSEAAGVYKAAEQMAMVRELRPEAVSVGLREVAVPEIPDSELATFFAWLARERVMTQVILYDVADVRRWQSMRERGMVPPGAWSVLYVLGRYAAGQVSSPHDLLPFLQAADESGDALPWAICAFGREENACVTAAAAFGGHVRVGFENNLLLRDGSRAPGNHALVAQAVQGGLTLGRPIADAADARRIYGEVR, encoded by the coding sequence ATGACCCAGACCCCTTCCCAAGCCCCTGTCGCCGCGGCCCGCGTGCCGCTGGCCGATGCGCCGCTGATCGTCACCGTGGCGCCCAACGGCGCCTACAAGCGCGCCAGCGACCATCCGGCGGTGCCGCTGACCGCCGCGGCACTGGCCGCTGAAGCGCGCGCCTGCCTGGATGCCGGCGCGGCCATGATGCACATGCATGTGCGCGATGCCGAAGGGCGCCACTCCCTCGACGTGCAGGCCTACCGCGACGCGCTGGCCGCGGTGAAGCAGGCCGTCGGCGAAGCGTTGCTGGTGCAGGTGACGAGCGAGGCCGCGGGCGTATACAAGGCCGCGGAGCAGATGGCGATGGTGCGTGAGCTGCGGCCCGAAGCCGTCTCGGTGGGCCTGCGCGAAGTGGCCGTGCCGGAGATCCCGGACAGCGAACTGGCAACGTTCTTCGCCTGGCTGGCGCGTGAGCGCGTGATGACGCAGGTGATCCTGTATGACGTGGCCGATGTGCGGCGCTGGCAGTCGATGCGTGAGCGCGGCATGGTGCCGCCGGGCGCATGGTCGGTGCTGTACGTGCTGGGGCGCTATGCCGCCGGACAGGTGTCGTCGCCGCACGACCTGCTGCCATTCCTGCAGGCCGCGGACGAGTCCGGCGACGCGTTGCCTTGGGCGATCTGCGCCTTCGGCCGCGAAGAGAATGCCTGCGTGACCGCGGCCGCGGCATTTGGCGGCCATGTGCGGGTGGGATTCGAGAACAACCTGCTGCTGCGCGACGGCAGCCGCGCACCCGGCAACCATGCGCTGGTGGCGCAGGCGGTGCAGGGCGGCCTGACGCTGGGCCGGCCGATTGCCGACGCCGCCGATGCGCGCCGCATCTACGGCGAGGTGCGCTGA
- a CDS encoding 3-hydroxyacyl-CoA dehydrogenase family protein, producing the protein MSNPTAPVILSRPGAAHAVVVGGGTMGADVAVVLTRALCRTTVVEPDAGRAGALPGRVRGNLAAIGREQGAERLAVAAALDDVDWSTVDLVIECIPERLDLKQALFAELVRRARPDTVLASNSSSFPISAIGVGLDSRARMLGLHFFMPAHLVPLVEVVMGDDSDEACADALIAFMRRCAMVPVKVRKDLPGFLANRLQHALSREAFSLIDRGIASPEDVDAAVRFGFGFRFLAAGPVLQRDHAGIDVHAAAGATMYPTFCNDDHPARCLSERAADGRHGMKRGEGFYHWTPETIAAERARYDSLLRAGLALIAPELPEIEP; encoded by the coding sequence ATGTCGAACCCGACCGCTCCGGTCATCCTGAGCCGCCCTGGCGCCGCGCACGCGGTGGTGGTGGGCGGCGGCACCATGGGCGCCGATGTTGCCGTGGTGCTGACCCGCGCGCTGTGCCGCACCACCGTGGTCGAGCCTGATGCCGGCCGCGCCGGTGCCCTGCCCGGGCGCGTGCGAGGCAACCTGGCCGCGATCGGCCGTGAACAAGGCGCGGAGCGCCTGGCGGTGGCCGCGGCGCTGGATGATGTGGACTGGTCCACCGTGGACCTGGTGATCGAATGCATCCCGGAACGGCTGGACCTGAAGCAGGCGCTCTTTGCCGAGCTGGTGCGGCGCGCGCGGCCCGATACGGTGCTGGCCAGCAACAGCTCCAGCTTCCCGATCAGCGCCATCGGCGTGGGGCTTGACTCGCGTGCGCGCATGCTCGGCCTGCACTTCTTCATGCCGGCGCACCTGGTGCCGCTGGTGGAAGTGGTGATGGGCGATGACAGCGACGAGGCCTGTGCCGATGCGCTGATCGCCTTCATGCGCCGCTGCGCGATGGTGCCGGTCAAGGTGCGCAAGGACCTGCCGGGCTTTCTTGCCAACCGGCTGCAGCATGCGCTGTCGCGCGAGGCCTTCAGCCTGATCGACCGCGGCATTGCCTCGCCCGAGGATGTCGATGCGGCGGTGCGCTTCGGCTTCGGCTTTCGCTTCCTGGCGGCCGGGCCGGTGCTGCAGCGCGACCACGCGGGCATCGACGTGCACGCGGCCGCCGGCGCCACCATGTACCCGACCTTCTGCAACGACGACCATCCGGCGCGCTGCCTGTCCGAGCGCGCCGCCGACGGCCGCCACGGCATGAAGCGCGGCGAAGGCTTCTACCACTGGACCCCTGAAACCATTGCCGCCGAGCGCGCACGCTATGACAGCCTGCTGCGCGCCGGCCTGGCGCTGATCGCGCCTGAACTGCCCGAGATCGAGCCATGA
- a CDS encoding LysR family transcriptional regulator encodes MKINLSMRDIETMLLLGRTLNFRQAASQLHLSQSALSTQILRIEESLGVRLFDRTTRTVRLTAAGHVFMQQAALLQAAFRGAIDAVTGIASAERGQVAVAALPSLAARMLPRVLMAYHQARPEVALKVFDTLSGPAFDLVRAGDVDFALTAADPQQADLQYEPLLSDRFVLLIPSAHPLARSPGPLRWADTASAPHVSMTHPSSVRQYAEWAFLQNRIRFQPVFEAERLATIAAMVECGFGVAALPEIAAGTVRQPGIVERLLTAPVTERSIGLVTSRNRSLSPAAAELAAAVRAQLTSPPVQDTADTEAR; translated from the coding sequence ATGAAAATCAACCTGTCGATGCGCGACATCGAAACCATGCTGTTGCTTGGCCGCACGCTCAATTTCCGCCAGGCTGCCAGCCAGCTGCACCTGTCGCAATCCGCCCTGTCCACGCAGATCCTGCGCATCGAGGAATCCCTCGGCGTGCGCCTGTTCGACCGCACCACCCGCACCGTGCGCCTGACCGCGGCCGGCCACGTCTTCATGCAGCAGGCCGCGCTGCTGCAGGCGGCGTTCCGCGGCGCCATCGACGCCGTGACCGGCATTGCCAGCGCCGAGCGCGGCCAGGTGGCGGTGGCGGCGCTGCCCTCGCTGGCGGCGCGCATGCTGCCGCGCGTGCTGATGGCCTACCACCAGGCGCGCCCGGAGGTGGCACTGAAGGTGTTCGATACCCTCTCCGGCCCGGCCTTCGACCTGGTGCGCGCCGGTGACGTGGATTTCGCGCTGACCGCCGCCGACCCGCAACAGGCAGACCTGCAGTATGAGCCGCTGTTGTCGGACCGCTTCGTGCTGCTGATCCCGTCGGCGCACCCGCTGGCGCGCAGCCCGGGGCCGCTGCGCTGGGCCGATACCGCCAGCGCGCCGCACGTGTCGATGACGCACCCGAGCAGCGTGCGCCAGTACGCGGAATGGGCCTTCCTGCAGAACCGCATCCGCTTCCAGCCGGTGTTCGAGGCCGAGCGCCTGGCCACTATCGCGGCCATGGTCGAATGCGGCTTCGGCGTGGCCGCGCTGCCCGAGATCGCGGCCGGCACCGTGCGCCAGCCCGGCATTGTCGAGCGCCTGCTGACCGCGCCGGTGACCGAGCGCTCGATCGGGCTGGTGACCTCGCGCAACCGCAGCCTGTCGCCGGCGGCTGCCGAACTGGCGGCGGCGGTGCGCGCGCAGCTGACGAGTCCGCCCGTGCAAGACACGGCGGACACGGAGGCCCGGTGA
- a CDS encoding type II toxin-antitoxin system HipA family toxin, whose product MAARRSRTPALSVWANGQRVGTWRQPSGTGMELEYDEDWIRSEAGRPLSLSLGYGLGNRRVVRGDAVRNYFDNLLPDSEAIRRRLALRFQTGSVEAFELLAAIGRDCVGAVQILGEDEAPAGIDRIEGEPLSDEQIERWLEDIVATPALGRHEHDDDFRISIAGAQEKTALLRHDGQWLRPHGATPTTHIFKLPLGLVGNRRADLSTSVENEWLCLKILAAYGLPVADCEMLTFGRRKVLSVTRFDRQPHPSGNWLLRLLQEDFCQVFGLSPLQKYEADGGPGMIEIATVLRNSVAQADDLQTLLAAQLLFWLLAAPDGHAKNFSIRLLAGGRYRMTPLYDVMSIWPVVGQGANQFSWHKAKLAMAVAGRSRHYGLRDIQRRHFNAMAPRCFLGADAEALIGRIIARTPAVLAEVGAALPAGFPQKVADTILEGLRTSVQRLGEMPAQVEG is encoded by the coding sequence ATGGCGGCACGCAGGTCACGTACGCCGGCGCTGTCGGTCTGGGCCAACGGGCAGCGCGTGGGCACCTGGCGCCAGCCATCCGGTACCGGGATGGAACTGGAATACGACGAGGATTGGATCCGCTCTGAAGCCGGGCGGCCCCTGTCTCTGTCGCTCGGGTATGGCCTGGGCAACCGGCGTGTGGTGCGTGGCGATGCCGTGCGCAACTACTTCGACAACCTGTTGCCGGACAGCGAGGCCATCCGGCGCCGGTTGGCGCTGCGCTTCCAGACCGGCTCGGTAGAAGCCTTCGAGTTGCTCGCCGCCATCGGCCGCGATTGCGTGGGCGCGGTGCAGATCCTGGGCGAAGATGAAGCGCCTGCGGGCATCGACCGGATCGAAGGCGAACCGCTATCGGACGAGCAGATCGAGCGCTGGCTGGAGGATATCGTCGCCACGCCCGCGCTTGGGCGGCATGAGCACGACGACGACTTCCGCATCTCCATCGCCGGCGCGCAGGAGAAGACTGCGCTGCTGCGCCATGACGGCCAATGGCTGCGGCCGCATGGCGCCACCCCGACCACACATATTTTCAAGCTGCCACTGGGCCTGGTGGGCAACCGCAGGGCCGACCTGAGCACGTCGGTGGAAAACGAATGGCTGTGCCTGAAGATCCTTGCCGCCTATGGCTTGCCGGTGGCCGATTGCGAGATGCTGACGTTCGGCCGCCGCAAGGTGCTGAGCGTCACGCGTTTCGATCGCCAGCCTCATCCGTCAGGCAATTGGCTGCTGCGGCTACTGCAGGAAGATTTCTGCCAGGTGTTCGGCCTCAGCCCGCTGCAGAAATACGAGGCCGATGGCGGACCCGGCATGATCGAGATCGCCACGGTGCTGCGCAACTCAGTGGCCCAGGCCGATGATCTGCAGACGCTACTGGCCGCGCAGCTGCTGTTTTGGCTGCTGGCCGCACCGGACGGGCACGCCAAGAACTTCAGCATCCGCCTGCTGGCCGGTGGGCGCTACCGCATGACGCCGCTGTACGACGTGATGTCGATCTGGCCGGTGGTGGGCCAGGGCGCCAACCAGTTCTCCTGGCACAAGGCCAAGCTGGCCATGGCGGTCGCCGGCCGCAGCCGGCACTACGGTCTGCGCGATATCCAGCGCCGCCATTTCAATGCGATGGCACCGCGCTGTTTTCTGGGTGCCGATGCCGAGGCGCTGATCGGGCGCATCATCGCGCGGACCCCGGCGGTGCTCGCCGAGGTCGGCGCAGCACTGCCCGCGGGTTTTCCGCAGAAGGTGGCGGACACGATCCTGGAGGGTTTGCGAACATCGGTGCAGCGGCTGGGAGAGATGCCGGCGCAGGTGGAGGGGTGA
- a CDS encoding helix-turn-helix domain-containing protein, translated as MKQIVSTPWQLGQILQAARKAAGLNQTEAAARLNISQSRMSHMELNPDSISVDQLLALVGALGLELVVQDRATGAAEVSEVAW; from the coding sequence ATGAAGCAAATTGTCTCTACTCCATGGCAGCTTGGCCAGATCCTGCAGGCAGCGCGCAAGGCGGCCGGCCTGAACCAGACCGAGGCTGCCGCGCGGCTGAATATCAGCCAGAGCCGGATGTCGCACATGGAACTGAACCCTGACAGCATCAGCGTCGACCAGCTGCTGGCGCTGGTTGGCGCGCTCGGCCTGGAGTTGGTGGTCCAGGACCGGGCCACGGGAGCCGCCGAGGTGTCCGAGGTGGCGTGGTAA
- a CDS encoding NAD(P)-dependent oxidoreductase, with translation MRVAFLGLGVMGFHMAGHLATKGHEVTVYNRTAAKAQAWVEKFGGKSAPTPAQAVRDAQVVCSCVGNDDDLRAVLAGHDGAFFSAPSGCIFVDHTTASANVARELYAAAREHGLHFVDGPVSGGEVGAEKGILTIMCGGDADAYARAEPVIAAYARAVTRIGESGAGQLAKMVNQISIAGLIQGLSEAIAFGERAGLDMRLVLDVISKGAAGSWQLENRGPTMIDNKFDFGFAVDWMRKDLGLCLDEARRNGAGLPVTALVDQFYADLQQMGCGRADTSSLIKRLRQHAGDA, from the coding sequence ATGCGTGTCGCATTTCTCGGACTGGGCGTCATGGGTTTCCACATGGCCGGCCACCTCGCCACCAAGGGGCACGAGGTCACCGTGTACAACCGCACCGCCGCCAAGGCGCAGGCATGGGTCGAAAAGTTCGGCGGCAAATCAGCGCCCACGCCGGCACAGGCCGTGCGCGATGCGCAGGTAGTCTGCTCCTGCGTGGGCAATGACGACGACCTGCGCGCGGTGCTGGCCGGGCATGACGGCGCCTTCTTCAGCGCGCCCAGCGGCTGCATCTTCGTGGACCACACCACCGCCAGCGCCAACGTGGCGCGCGAACTCTACGCCGCCGCGCGCGAGCACGGCCTGCACTTTGTCGACGGCCCGGTCTCCGGCGGCGAAGTCGGCGCGGAGAAAGGCATCCTGACCATCATGTGCGGCGGCGATGCCGACGCCTATGCGCGCGCCGAACCGGTCATTGCCGCCTACGCACGCGCCGTCACGCGCATCGGCGAATCCGGCGCCGGGCAACTGGCCAAGATGGTCAACCAGATCAGCATCGCCGGGCTGATCCAGGGCCTGTCCGAGGCCATCGCCTTTGGCGAGCGCGCCGGGCTGGACATGCGCCTGGTGCTGGACGTCATCAGCAAGGGCGCGGCCGGCTCATGGCAGCTCGAGAACCGCGGCCCCACCATGATCGACAACAAATTCGACTTCGGCTTCGCGGTCGACTGGATGCGCAAGGACCTGGGCCTGTGCCTGGACGAGGCGCGCCGCAACGGCGCCGGCCTGCCGGTGACGGCGCTGGTCGACCAGTTCTATGCCGACCTGCAGCAGATGGGTTGCGGCCGCGCAGACACCTCTTCGCTGATCAAGCGCCTGCGCCAGCACGCCGGGGACGCCTGA
- a CDS encoding glycine zipper 2TM domain-containing protein, producing the protein MWKLASALLVSASMALAGCTATGAVAGGVAGHELTHGSTAGTIGGAVVGGVIGHELGK; encoded by the coding sequence ATGTGGAAACTCGCAAGCGCGCTCCTGGTAAGTGCCAGCATGGCGCTGGCCGGCTGTACGGCGACGGGCGCGGTGGCCGGCGGCGTGGCCGGACACGAGCTGACTCACGGCAGCACCGCCGGGACCATCGGCGGCGCCGTGGTGGGCGGCGTGATTGGTCACGAACTGGGCAAGTAA
- a CDS encoding glycosyltransferase family 2 protein — protein sequence MPQQAMPGPALVTGGSVCPMGGTEPSATHLVLIPSYNPGVRLHEVLRAARAAWTPVWVVVDGSTDGSDQWLQAQAATDPGLRVLVLPRNQGKGTAVLHGIDAAAAAGFTHVLVMDSDGQHPAHLIPQFMAISQRNPGAMVLGRPVFDASAPRERVYWRRMSNFWVDVETLWAGIGDSLYGFRVYPVAPLRAVMRESRWMRRFDFDPEVAVRLCWRGVRPINADAPVRYFGQREGGVSHFRYLRDNLLLTGMHLRLLAGFVLRLPVLVWQRLRRATGGASCRPKA from the coding sequence ATGCCGCAGCAAGCCATGCCCGGGCCCGCACTGGTGACCGGCGGCAGCGTCTGCCCCATGGGTGGCACCGAGCCGTCCGCCACGCACCTGGTGCTGATCCCCAGCTATAACCCCGGCGTGCGCCTGCATGAAGTGCTGCGCGCGGCGCGCGCCGCCTGGACGCCGGTCTGGGTGGTCGTGGACGGCAGCACCGATGGCAGCGACCAGTGGCTGCAGGCGCAGGCGGCCACCGATCCCGGGCTGCGCGTACTGGTGCTGCCGCGCAACCAGGGCAAGGGCACCGCAGTGCTGCACGGCATCGACGCGGCCGCCGCCGCTGGCTTTACGCATGTGCTGGTGATGGATTCAGACGGGCAGCATCCTGCACACCTGATTCCGCAGTTCATGGCGATATCGCAGCGCAACCCCGGCGCCATGGTGCTGGGCCGGCCCGTGTTCGACGCCAGCGCACCGCGCGAGCGGGTCTACTGGCGGCGCATGTCCAACTTCTGGGTGGATGTCGAGACGCTCTGGGCAGGCATCGGGGATTCCCTGTACGGTTTTCGCGTCTACCCGGTCGCGCCGCTGCGCGCGGTCATGCGCGAGAGCCGCTGGATGCGGCGCTTCGACTTTGATCCGGAAGTAGCGGTGCGCCTGTGCTGGCGCGGCGTGCGCCCCATCAACGCCGATGCGCCGGTGCGCTACTTCGGCCAGCGCGAGGGTGGGGTATCGCATTTCCGCTATCTGCGCGACAACCTGTTGCTGACCGGCATGCATCTGCGGCTGCTGGCCGGCTTCGTGCTGCGGCTGCCGGTACTGGTGTGGCAGCGGCTGCGGCGGGCGACCGGCGGTGCGTCGTGCCGGCCGAAAGCCTGA
- a CDS encoding phosphopantetheine-binding protein encodes MTELETELARLIIDELDIAELRLEDIHATTPLYGEGFGLDSIDILEIALLVSRKYGVELRSDNPDNKTIFASLGSLATYLAEHRTR; translated from the coding sequence ATGACCGAACTCGAAACCGAACTTGCCCGCCTGATCATCGACGAACTCGACATTGCCGAGTTGCGGCTGGAGGACATCCATGCCACCACGCCGCTCTATGGCGAAGGCTTCGGGCTGGATTCCATCGATATCCTTGAGATCGCACTGCTGGTGTCGCGCAAGTACGGGGTCGAACTGCGTTCGGACAACCCCGACAACAAGACCATCTTTGCCTCGCTGGGCAGCCTGGCCACCTACCTGGCGGAACACCGCACGCGCTAG
- a CDS encoding COG4648 family protein: MPLRQDAVPPGQRHGWIAAVAAFVAYESALHRAAHQPGAEIAALWLGAAPFLLIGFLACRRAGWRLPALAGLLAACAALWIWRLPLATHFGWTYFLQHAGINAALGVMFALSLRPDHTPLCTQIATAIHGQLPPAHLRYTLRVTQAWTLFFAAMVGISTLLFVLAPVATWSSFANLATPLLIALMFVGEAVCRRIAFPGMAHGGLLDAVHGYRAVMAARAGRPGLPR; encoded by the coding sequence ATGCCTTTGCGGCAGGATGCCGTGCCGCCAGGCCAGCGCCATGGCTGGATTGCCGCGGTAGCCGCCTTTGTCGCCTACGAATCCGCCCTGCACCGTGCAGCACACCAGCCGGGTGCCGAAATCGCCGCCTTGTGGCTCGGGGCGGCGCCGTTCCTGCTAATCGGCTTCCTTGCCTGCCGCCGCGCCGGGTGGCGCCTCCCTGCGCTGGCTGGCTTGCTGGCAGCCTGCGCCGCCTTGTGGATCTGGCGCTTGCCGCTGGCCACGCATTTCGGCTGGACCTATTTCCTGCAGCACGCCGGCATCAACGCCGCGCTGGGCGTGATGTTCGCGCTGAGCCTGCGCCCCGACCACACGCCACTGTGCACGCAGATCGCGACGGCAATCCATGGCCAACTGCCCCCCGCGCACCTGCGCTACACGCTGCGCGTGACCCAAGCCTGGACGCTGTTCTTTGCCGCGATGGTGGGTATATCGACGCTGCTGTTCGTGCTGGCGCCGGTGGCAACCTGGTCCAGCTTCGCCAATCTGGCCACGCCGCTGCTGATCGCGCTGATGTTCGTGGGCGAGGCCGTGTGCCGCCGCATCGCTTTCCCGGGCATGGCCCACGGCGGCCTGCTGGACGCGGTGCATGGCTATCGCGCAGTCATGGCTGCCCGTGCGGGCCGGCCCGGTTTGCCGCGCTGA
- a CDS encoding AMP-binding protein: MTTLPIVAHASPEDIIAWAHGRPVSVRQFLADASSLATALPAGGHVFNACTDRYRFAVGLCAALLAGKATLLPPSHTPEMVRQLADFAPDAFCLHDQPDAACAMPAFHYHDGLRGAATEGPTEIPQIAATQVMAYVFTSGSTGTPVPHRKTWGAMARCAHAAAQRLGLLDGRAWTVVATVPPQHMFGLEATVMLVLQGRAALVAAPAFYPADVRDALASVPAPRALVSSPVHLRTLVQSGMAMPPADLVLCATAPLGRQLAGETETLFGAPLCEIYGSTETGQVATRRTAQTDAWTLVPGVRLEARQGDGGDTETWAEGGHIEQPVSLGDAIAPLDAGHFLLHGRKADMLNIAGKRTSLAYLNHQLTAIDGVRDGAFFMPDDAHEGDTHGHVVRLVAVAVAPGVAPAQLQQALRARIDPAFLPRPLLFADSLPRNASGKLPREALAALVARLAAAHHGESVARPGFVIDADHPAIAGHFPGHPIVPGVVLLDHAVLALGAALGRRLAVTQAGAIKFLSPVTPGERVEILHQADAAADGSESIRFTLRSAGRDVASGTLQVRGAAPQAGASAC; the protein is encoded by the coding sequence ATGACCACGCTCCCCATCGTCGCGCATGCCTCGCCCGAAGACATCATCGCTTGGGCGCACGGGCGGCCTGTCAGCGTGCGCCAGTTCCTGGCCGATGCGTCCAGCCTGGCCACCGCGCTGCCGGCAGGCGGGCACGTATTCAACGCCTGCACCGACCGCTACCGCTTCGCCGTCGGCCTGTGCGCCGCGCTGCTGGCGGGCAAGGCCACCCTGCTGCCGCCGTCCCATACGCCGGAGATGGTGCGCCAGCTGGCCGACTTTGCCCCGGACGCCTTCTGCCTGCATGACCAGCCTGACGCGGCGTGCGCCATGCCGGCGTTCCACTATCACGACGGCCTGCGCGGCGCCGCCACGGAGGGGCCGACCGAGATCCCGCAGATTGCCGCGACCCAGGTCATGGCGTACGTGTTCACGTCAGGCTCGACCGGCACGCCGGTGCCGCACCGCAAGACCTGGGGCGCGATGGCCCGGTGCGCGCATGCCGCGGCACAGCGGCTAGGCCTGCTGGATGGGCGTGCCTGGACCGTGGTGGCCACGGTGCCGCCACAGCATATGTTCGGGCTGGAAGCCACGGTCATGCTGGTGCTGCAGGGCCGCGCGGCACTGGTGGCGGCCCCGGCCTTCTATCCGGCCGACGTGCGCGATGCCCTCGCCTCGGTGCCGGCGCCGCGTGCGCTGGTCAGCTCGCCCGTGCACCTGCGCACGCTGGTTCAGTCGGGCATGGCGATGCCGCCGGCAGACCTGGTGCTGTGCGCGACCGCCCCGCTTGGCCGCCAGCTGGCGGGCGAGACCGAGACCCTGTTCGGCGCTCCGCTGTGCGAGATCTACGGCAGCACCGAGACCGGCCAGGTCGCCACGCGCCGCACCGCGCAGACCGATGCCTGGACACTGGTGCCTGGCGTGCGGCTGGAGGCACGCCAGGGCGACGGCGGCGACACCGAGACCTGGGCCGAAGGCGGCCATATCGAACAGCCGGTGTCGCTGGGCGACGCCATCGCACCGCTGGATGCCGGCCACTTCCTGCTCCATGGCCGCAAGGCCGACATGCTGAATATCGCCGGCAAGCGCACCTCGCTGGCTTACCTGAACCACCAGCTCACGGCCATTGACGGCGTGCGCGACGGCGCGTTCTTCATGCCCGATGATGCGCACGAAGGCGACACGCATGGCCACGTGGTGCGGCTGGTGGCGGTGGCGGTGGCGCCAGGCGTCGCCCCGGCGCAGCTCCAGCAGGCGCTGCGCGCGCGCATCGACCCGGCCTTCCTGCCACGCCCGCTGCTCTTTGCCGACAGCCTGCCGCGCAATGCCTCCGGCAAGCTGCCGCGCGAAGCCCTGGCGGCGCTGGTCGCAAGGCTTGCCGCGGCACACCACGGCGAGAGCGTGGCAAGGCCCGGCTTTGTCATCGACGCCGATCACCCGGCCATCGCCGGCCACTTTCCCGGCCATCCGATCGTGCCGGGGGTGGTGCTGCTGGACCACGCGGTGCTGGCACTCGGCGCGGCGCTGGGCCGCCGCCTTGCCGTCACCCAGGCCGGCGCCATCAAGTTCCTGAGCCCGGTGACCCCGGGCGAGCGCGTGGAGATCCTTCACCAGGCCGACGCAGCGGCCGATGGCAGCGAGAGTATCCGCTTCACGCTGCGCAGCGCCGGACGCGATGTCGCCAGCGGCACGCTGCAAGTGCGTGGCGCCGCGCCGCAAGCGGGGGCATCGGCATGCTGA
- a CDS encoding LpxL/LpxP family acyltransferase produces the protein MLSWLWKRQPPLESEWSHREERGSITLLRVMTWISLALGRPVGRVVLRGIAAYFMLFAPAARHASRAYMDRALGREANWVDGYRHVFTFASTIHDRIYLLNGRFDLFDIRLHGEAQLEAAMARGRGAILLGAHLGSFEVVRALGRRHPEMEVAITMYEENAHKLNDVLQSINPAMRQDVIALGRFDTMLRVRDYLDRGYMIGMLADRTLSQRATDPVQQCSFLGTPTGLPTGPLRMAAMLRRPVFFITGLYRGGNRYDVHFVPLADFTDTARGQREAAVQTALAEYVRLLEQFCRSAPYNWFNFYDFWHAGPPLSEQPPPGNEP, from the coding sequence ATGCTGAGCTGGCTGTGGAAGCGGCAGCCGCCGCTGGAATCCGAATGGTCGCACCGCGAGGAGCGCGGCAGCATCACGCTGCTGCGCGTCATGACGTGGATCTCGCTGGCACTCGGCCGCCCCGTCGGGCGCGTGGTGCTGCGGGGGATTGCGGCGTACTTCATGCTGTTCGCACCGGCGGCACGCCATGCCTCGCGCGCCTACATGGACCGCGCCCTCGGGCGCGAGGCCAACTGGGTCGATGGCTACCGGCATGTGTTCACCTTCGCCTCGACCATCCATGACCGCATCTACCTGCTCAACGGCCGCTTCGACCTGTTCGATATCCGCCTGCACGGAGAGGCGCAACTGGAAGCCGCGATGGCGCGCGGCCGTGGCGCAATCCTGCTGGGTGCGCACCTGGGCAGCTTCGAGGTGGTGCGCGCGCTCGGGCGGCGGCACCCGGAGATGGAAGTCGCGATCACCATGTACGAGGAGAATGCGCACAAGCTCAACGACGTGCTGCAGTCGATCAACCCGGCGATGCGCCAGGACGTGATCGCGCTGGGTCGCTTCGACACCATGCTGCGGGTGCGCGACTACCTGGACCGCGGCTACATGATCGGCATGCTGGCCGACCGCACGCTGTCGCAGCGCGCCACCGACCCGGTGCAGCAGTGCAGCTTCCTCGGCACGCCCACGGGCCTTCCGACCGGCCCGCTGCGCATGGCGGCGATGCTGCGCCGGCCGGTGTTCTTCATCACCGGCCTGTACCGCGGCGGCAACCGCTACGATGTGCACTTCGTGCCGCTGGCGGACTTCACCGACACCGCGCGCGGCCAGCGCGAGGCAGCCGTGCAGACCGCGCTGGCGGAATACGTGCGCCTGCTGGAGCAGTTCTGCCGCAGCGCCCCATACAACTGGTTCAACTTCTACGATTTCTGGCACGCCGGCCCGCCGCTGTCTGAACAGCCGCCGCCGGGCAACGAGCCATGA
- a CDS encoding LolA-related protein, with translation MSLSRRPFRFLLSMLLAGAMLALAAPSGAATFGVDQLMSTLAQRKSGRVLFTETKYLAIVDKPVQSTGELLFTAPDHLEKRTLEPKAENMVLDGDMLTVERDGKRYTMPLQNYPELAAFIESIRGTLAGNRQTLERYYKLGLEGRASRWTLTLTPADSRMAAVISQVRIDGSQDVLDRVEIRQADGDRSVMKIRPAGRP, from the coding sequence ATGTCCCTTTCCAGACGCCCTTTCCGCTTCCTGCTGTCAATGCTGCTGGCCGGCGCCATGCTTGCGCTGGCCGCACCGTCCGGCGCCGCCACGTTTGGCGTCGACCAGCTGATGTCCACCCTGGCGCAACGCAAGTCGGGGCGCGTGCTGTTCACCGAGACCAAGTACCTGGCGATAGTCGACAAGCCGGTGCAGTCGACCGGCGAACTGCTGTTCACGGCGCCCGACCACCTGGAGAAGCGCACACTGGAGCCCAAGGCCGAGAACATGGTGCTCGACGGCGACATGCTGACGGTCGAGCGCGACGGCAAGCGCTACACCATGCCGCTGCAGAACTACCCCGAGCTGGCCGCCTTTATCGAAAGCATCCGCGGCACGCTGGCAGGCAACCGCCAGACGCTGGAGCGCTACTACAAGCTCGGCCTGGAAGGCCGCGCCAGCCGCTGGACGCTGACGCTGACACCGGCGGACTCGCGCATGGCCGCTGTGATCAGCCAAGTGCGCATCGACGGCAGCCAGGATGTGCTCGACCGCGTCGAGATCCGGCAGGCCGACGGCGACCGCTCGGTGATGAAGATCCGACCTGCCGGCCGCCCATGA